Part of the Salmo trutta chromosome 2, fSalTru1.1, whole genome shotgun sequence genome, aaccctccaccatactaacctgaaccctgcaccttactaacctgaaccctccaccatactaacctgaaccctgcaccttactaacctgaaccctgcaccTTACAAACCTGAACCCTCCACcatactaacctgaaccctgcaccttactaacctgaaccctgcaccatactaacctgaaccctgcaccatactaacctgaaccctgcaccatactaacctgaaccctgcaccatactaacctgaaccctccaccatactaacctgaaccctgcaccATATTAACCTGAACCCTGAACCCTCCACCATACTAACATGAACCCTCCACCATTCTAACCTGAACCCTGAACCCTCCACcatactaacctgaaccctgaACCCTCCACCATTCTAACCTGAACCCTGAACCCTCCACcatactaacctgaaccctgaACCCTCCACcatactaacctgaaccctgaACCCTCCACCATTCTAACCTGAACCCTGAACCCTCCACCATTctaacctgaaccctgcaccATACTAACCCTACAAACACGTCATCATCCCCATTTTCACTCCTAAAGTATACTTATTCCACTGAGTTTAGCCACTGTCTGTTCTGTGAGCACTTAACTCATCTGTAGCATTGCAGATAACCCCTTCATGTATTGTGGGTTCTCCTGTGTAGAAGCTTCATGAGTATTTCCCCATCGCTGAGCTGGGCCTGCTACAGGAAGACTCTGCTAACATCCTCAATATCATGGAGAAAGCTTTCGAGGTAAGAACGGGCTTGTTTAAAGTTAACAGGTGTTGCGCAATGGACACATGATTTGCATTTGATTCCCCTTTATGTATCCCCCCTACGGGCTATTGGGAAAGCCAGATGTCCTAATAATACTGTCCGTCTCTGTCCTCTCAGAATATCCGTTCTAAGATCAGTATCCGTGCTGAGGATAGACCTAAAGCTATAGAAGCTCAGGTCCTGTCTTACAGTGGCAATGTTGCACAAACAGGAACCTTCAAAGTCAAGCCTGGGCAAATAGTAAGAAACAATTAcatgttgcacacacacacacacacacacacgcgcactcacacactcacactaacccATTCTGTGTTTTCCAGGGGAAGTTTAAGGTGCGTGTCAAGGCCAATGAGATGGTTGGGGAACAGCATGTGTGTAGTCTGGAGCAGGGTGACAAAAAAGGGAAGATGAGAGTCAAACCAACAACCTTCAGCACAGCTCTAAACATCAACGCTGAAGTGCTCTGTAAAACCTGCGACTGTGAGAAGGTGTGAagatacaaacaaacaaacaaacacacaaacataaacgCTCAACTGTGTTTTGGTATCTAACACTGTCTTTCCTTCTCTATCTCTGCTTCCCTCAGAATCCATTTCCAAACGCAGTGAGGTGTACAGGCCATGGAGACCTGGTCTGTGGGAAGTGCAAGTGCAACGACGGCTGGTGAGACAAACACAACTGAAGCTACTTTCTCTCACATATAAAATAATACTCATGGATTGGATTTATAGTGTTTTTCCAGTGCTCAAAGCGCTTTACATAGTAAGAAGGGAAACTCGCCTCTCCCACCATCAAGTGATGCACAGAACGCTCACCATACATCAACTAGTatggtagagaggggaggagatataTACATCAACTAGTATGGTAGAGAGGTAAGGAGATATATACATCAACTAGTAtggtagagaggtgaggagatatatacatcaactagtatggtagagaggtgaggagatatatacatcaactagtatggtagagaggtgaggagatgtATACATCAACTAGTAtggtagagaggtgaggagatatatacatcaactagtatggtagagaggtgaggagatatatacatcaactagtatggtagagaggtgaggagatatatacatcaactagtatggtagagaggtgaggagatatatacatcaactagtatggtagagaggtgaggagatatatacatcaactagtatggtagagaggtgaggagatatatacatcaactagtatggtagagaggtgaggagatatatacatcaactagtatggtagagaggtgaggagatgtATACATCAACTAGTAtggtagagaggtgaggagatatatacatcaactagtatggtagagaggtgaggagatatatacatcaactagtatggtagagaggtgaggagatatatacatcaactagtatggtagagaggtgaggagatatatacatcaactagtatggtagagaggtgaggagatatatacatcaactagtatggtagagaggtgaggagatatatacatcaactagtatggtagagaggtgaggagatatatacatcaactagtatggtagagaggtgaggagatatatacatcaactagtatggtagagaggtgaggagatatatacatcaactagtatggtagagaggtgaggagatatatacatcaactagtatggtagagaggtgaggagatatatacatcaactagtatggtagagaggtgaggagatatatacatcaactagtatggtagagaggtgaggagatatatacatcaactagtatggtagagaggtgaggagatatatacatcaactagtatggtagagaggtgaggagatgtATACATCAACTAGTAtggtagagaggtgaggagatatatacatcaactagtatggtagagaggtgaggagatatatacatcaactagtatggtagagaggtgaggagatatatacatcaactagtatggtagagaggtgaggagatatatacatcaactagtatggtagagaggtgaggagatatatacatcaactagtatggtagagaggtgaggagatatatacatcaactagtatggtagagaggtgaggagatatatacatcaactagtatggtagagaggtgaggagatatatacatcaactagtatggtagagaggtgaggagatatatacatcaactagtatggtagagaggtgaggagatatatacatcaactagtatggtagagaggtgaggagatatatacatcaactagtatggtagagaggtgaggagatatatacatcaactagtatggtagagaggtgaggagatatatacatcaactagtatggtagagaggtgaggagatatatacatcaactagtatggtagagaggtgaggagatatatacatcaactagtatggtagagaggtgaggagatgtATACATCAACTAGTAtggtagagaggtgaggagatgtATACATCAACTAGTAtggtagagaggtgaggagatatatacatcaactagtatggtagagaggtgaggagatatatacatcaactagtatggtagagaggtgaggagatatatacatcaactagtatggtagagaggtgaggagatatatacatcaactagtatggtagagaggtgaggagatatatacatcaactagtatggtagagaggtgaggagatatatacatcaactagtatggtagagaggtgaggagatatatacatcaactagtatggtagagaggtgaggagatatatacatcaactagtatggtagagaggtgaggagatatatacatcaactagtatggtagagaggtgaggagatatatatgccaattaggaaTCAAATATTCTTGGACAAGACAGAACATTAGTATAAATCTTTCTCCCCAGGCTGGGTCCATTCTGTAACTGCTCTGCCAGCGCGTCGACGGATCCGGGCACTTCCTGTCGGGGTCCTGGCGTGGAGGAGCCGTGTTCTGGCCGAGGAGATTGCCTGTGTGGAACGTGTGTTTGTTACAACACGGACCAGTACGAGGGACCCCTCTGTCAGTTTGACAAGTCCCAGTGTCAACGATTCGGAGGTTTCCTCTGCAACGGTGAGTGTGGGGCTGTCGTCATTGTCTTAGACAGCAAGCTCGTCACACCGCTTTGCTTTAGAATAACGCTTTCTCTCGGAAGACAACAATGCGGCTGTCATAAGGAGTGTACAACTGTGTCATCAATACCGTTTGTGGTCCCTAAACTTCTATGTGAGTGTATGTGAAAGTGTCAAGCACTTGAAGTAGATTCTAaccatttctctgtctctctctctcttttagacCGTGGTCGCTGCTTCATGGGCCAGTGTGCGTGTGCAGAGGGCTGGGAGGGACCGGCCTGTGAGTGTCCCATGAGCAACCAGACCTGTCTGGACACTAAAGGGGTGAGCACTAcataatctctctccctctgtttctttctctctgtctctctccctctctctctgtttctctccctctctctgtttctctctctttcctccctctctctccccctctctgtttctctctctctctctctctctctctctctctctctctctctctctctctctctgtctctctctctctctctctgtgtctctctctctatcgctctctctcgctctccctctctccctctcgctctccctctctctctctcattccagaTTTCTACAATATTGTTGGTCATGGCTGATCTAACCACTACTCCCCACCCCACCTTTCTCAGGGTGTCTGTAACGGGCGGGGTGTGTGTAAGTGTGGTCGTTGTGAGTGCCAGGACTCTGGCCTGGCCATGACCCCCACCTGCGAGGCTAACTTCCAGGCCCAGCTGGGGATGTGTGAGGACAAAAGGAGCTGTGTCCAGTGTCAGGCCTGGAAGACCGGAGAGAAGAAGGACAGCGACAAGTGCGACCAGTGCCAGTTCAAAGTGGTCATGGTGGAAGAGCTCAAGGAAAATAAAGAGGTGATTGAGGCGTGTAGTTTCCGTGACGAGGATGATGACTGTACTTACCACTACACCGTGGACTATCCTGAGGACCAGGCTGTTAAGGAGCTGGAGGTCCAGGTGCTCAAGAAGAAAGGTGAGACAACGTTCATATCTTCCTGCCTTGGTTTATATGACGTCAATACCATTATGGGGGTTGCCTGCTTTGTTACGGACAAGCTCACCGTGTGGTGACCTGCATCCTGGTtgtgatgttgatgttgttgtggTCCGTCCTCTTAGAGTGTCCCCCTGCTGGCTTCCTGTGGTTGATCCCTCTCATCATGTTCCTCATGCTACTGCTGGGTCTATTGTCGCTCTGCTGTTGGAAGTACTGCGCCTGCTGCAAGGTAATGTCCAGACACAACCATAACATGACCTTTAGAACAACCAACCATGACCTTTACCATACTATGATGGAAATAATCTCTCTATTtgcctctctcattctctttcagTCCTGTCTTGCTTTGCTGCCATGCTGTGGAAGAGGTGAGCAACACGTGCAATGTCCCTGTTAGAAAGATTTATGTATCGTTCTGTGCCTGTTACTGTACCATGTTTCCAGGCCATATTACATTGTGTGATTGAACATGTGTTCTCCTATGTGTGTCCCTGTGTCTTCAGGTCGTACGGTTGGCTTTAAGGAAAATCAGTACATGCTCCGCCAATCCATGCTCACCTCTGACCACCTAGACACGCCACTAGTGAGGACCGGCCCACCCAAGAGCACCGACGTGGTTCGCTGGAAGATCACCGACAATGTCCACCGATCGCCCAATCATCCGCTTGCGCAGGTTCAGCCCAACCCCAAAGAGACCAGTGAGTGTAAAATGTTTCAAATTCCAGCTCTCCCATTGGTTGGAGTTATCACCAGAACTTCCTGGTTTACATTGTTATGAAAACCTGACCCTAAAccacctcctcttctccccctcttctcttcctctcctcatcctcctcccctcacctcctcttctccccctcttctcttcctctcctcctcccctcacctcctcttctccccctcttctcttcctctcctcctcccctcacctcctcttctccccctcttctcttcctctcctccccacctcctctcctcctcttcctctcctcctcctcttttcctcctctcctcctcctcctcttccccacctcctctcctcctcttcctctcctcctcctcttgtcttcctctcctactcctcctccttctccccacatcctctcctccccctcttcacttcctctccaccttctctcctctcctcctcctccccacctcctcttctCCGCCTTTTTGTCCTCCATCTATAGTCCAGTTCCCTCTGTCTCTGCGTCTGAACAGGTTGTTCACAGACAGTCTGTCTCGCTCCGACGCCAGAGACACTGAGTTGCTACGCAGGGAGGTTGATGACAacgtgagtgtgtgagtgtgtgagtgaatgtgtatgtgtgtgtgtgagcaatcTGTGTATGTATACATTACTGTATGCTCATCCTTGTGACAGTGgattgtgtgtgttctctgtttagCTGAATGAAGTGTACAAGCAGGTTCCTGGCACCCAGAGAGTTCAGAACACCACATTTAGGTGAGACACTAATTTCAACCTTTAATCCTTCCTGAATTTATTACAATAAAGAAATTTTTTCTGAATGTTGTCTAAATCATGTTTTCTCATATCATCATTACTGATATTGTCTTTGTGTTTCAGATTACAGAGAAATGCTGGTAAAAGATCTGACCACGCCATCGTAGACACTGTTCTGTCTGCTCCTCGCTCCAGCTACCCCAACATCGTCAAACTGACTGAGAAAAACGTCCAGTCTGGCAACTTCCAGGATCTCAAAGTGGTGCCGGGCTACTACACAGTGGCCAcagacagaggtgtgtgtgtgtgtgtgtgtgtgtgtgtgtgtgtgtgtgtgtgtgtgtgtgtgtgtgtgtgtgtgtgtgtgtatgggagttcctaactcactccctctctctgtctggctctctgcaGAGGCGGCTGGTGCCGTGGAGTTCCAGGAGGGGGTAGAGACGGTGGATGTGCACGTGCCGCTCTTCGTCAAGGAGGAAGATGATGATAAGAAGCAGCTGCAGGTGGAGGCGGTGGACGTTCCTCTGGGCATCGCTGAGATAGGGAAACGCTTCGTCAGCATCACTATCATCAAAGAACACGGTGAGAGCCAATCAGAGATATCTtatctgacccctgacctctctaCTCTTACACACACTTACACGGTGCTTCAAAACCATACAGCATTATAAACCGTTGACTTCCAGTGAATATGTATATTCTTTTGGTTTATTTTGTGTTCTTCCCCTCACCTCAGTTAGCTAAaaactgtctctctcccctcttcagcCAAGAGTGTTATGTCGTTCCTCCAGCCTTCGTACACCTACAGCCGACAGGACAAAGTGGCTAACATCCCCATTACTAGAGAGATCATAGAGGATGGACACGCACAGGTCAGCTACCGCACCCGAGACCTCACCGCCAAGGACAAGAAGGTAACACATGCTATAAGACAGAGATATCACACTTTTCATTTGTCTAAGTTACTTTCTTTTTCCATCCTCATAACTACTCCTCCGTCTCTCACCAGGACTATGTGACAGTGGATGGGGAACTGTCCTACGGGCCAGGGGAGACCCAGCAGACTGTCCCTGTTCGTTTGttggagatgggagagggagatggtCTGCTGAAGGACACACAGGTCAAACAATTTGTCATGGACCTCAGTAACCCAAGACAGGGTGCAAAGCTGGGACGCTACCCCAGAACCACCGTCACCATCACTGACAAACCAGGTGAGGTTATATACTACTGTCACCATCACTGACCAACCAGGTGAGAGGACAGGGTCCAGGGTGTATCACATAGCATTAAAAAATAAACTATACTGTTTAGATTATCCCAGAGTTTTAATGTAGCAATGTTTCTGTTCCATCAGGACACAAATGTCCCAGACATTATTACCATGGGTTTTGAGAGCTTGGCTAATGGCCACGTGTGGTTGGAAAGCCAGCCATAACttcctcctctctaacatggccGTAACAAACTTCCTCTCCCTTTGCTTCCCTCAGAGCCCAGTGTGGTGATGTTTATGAAGAGCACCCAGAACTTCTCCACCGCCGACCCAACCTACTCCATCCCCGTGGTCCGCACCCGCAATAAGGAGGGGCCCGCCACCGTCCACTGGAGGACCCGCAACGCTAAACGCTTCGAGCTGTCCGGCCCCCTAAAGTTTGGTCCCGGGGAAACAGAGAAGAACATCGTGATCGATCCACGCTCTCACCCTGGCCCGGTAAAACCAGAGTCCTTCCAACTGGAACTGTTTGACCCCAGTACGAAAGCTGTGGTCGGAGAGAGGAAGACAACGATGGTCACTATTACTGATGGAGGtaatacacacagaaacagatactgaaacacacacagtattggGTATCTGTAAGGAATCTGATGCACAAAGTGTGCATCACTAAAATAAGTTGCCCAACCCTTTTTGccactgtccctctccctccctccctctcctccccgtctcccccctctcctctcctccccccctctcgtctccccttctcccccctctccctctcttccccctctcctctccctctcctccccctctccccttctcctcctccccctcaggACTTCCAGACAATGCCCAGATGGAGAAGAGTGCGGGCTTCATCAACCAGACAGCCACGTCCCCTGGTGGTCGTCTCAACTCTCCCACCAACGTGAAGGCCAAAGCCACCGGCCCCCGGAGCATTCGCCTTAACTGGGACCCCTTAGGAAAATCCCTGGGCTACAAGGTAAGGAACCCACCTTCAGGATCCAACCCCCTGGACTACAAGGTAAGGAACCCCCCTCAGGATCCATCCCCCTGGACTACAAGGTAAGGAATCCCCCTCAGGATCCATCCCCCTGGACTACAAGGTAAGGATCCCCCCTCAGGATCCATCCCCCTGGACTACAAGGTAAGGAATCCCCCTCAGGATCCATCCCCCTGGACTACAAGGTAAGGATCCCCCCTCAGGATCCATCCCCCTGGACTACAAGGTAAGGATCCCCCCTCAGGATCCATCCCCCTGGACTACAAGGTAAGGAATCCCCCTCAGGATCCATCCCCCTGGACTACAAGGTAAGGAACCCCCCTCAGGATCCATCCCCCTGGACTACAAGGTACTGAGAGGAACTGTCATAcagaaccagtggaggctggtgggaggagctataggagaacgggctcattgtaatgtctggaatggaataaatggaacggagtcaaacgtggtttccatatatttgatgtgtttgatacagtTCCATtcattctgttccagccattacaatgagcccttcctccTATAGTTCCTTCCACCAGCCGGCACTGTACAGGACATACCTTGACTTAAACCCTTTACTCCATAAGGAGCATCGGTCATCAACAGAGGAACTCAATAGATTACATACCTGCCAACTTTTACTGGTGGAAAATGGGAGATTATTTTCCTTCGCTTTCACTCAACTTTGAACTGCTGTTTTAAACATGTACTTTGAAAATAAAACGTACAAAAAATATCCAGAGTAGATATAGAAATAAAGGTCGTGGTCCCTTTATGATTGTTCATTCTCTCTGGTCACCAGGTGAAGTATTGGATCTATGGGGATCCTGAGGCTGACGCCCCCCCTGCAATGAACGTGAAGACAACCCATGCTGACCTGGCCAACCTGTACCCCTATTGTGACTACGAGACGAAGGTGTGTGGCTACAATGCCCTGGGAGATGGAAACTACAGCGAGATGGTGCCCTGTAAGACCCTGGAGGATGGTGAGTGAGGTCACATCCTGTTCCTGTCAAAGATGGACTACATATATTTTCTTTGAAACACTACAATTCTAGGATTGTGGACCGTTTTTGTTTCTCAGTTGAATGTTGTTGGGTCTGACACAGCATGTAAGCTCAAACATTATGTAGGTAGTTTTCTTCCTTCGTACCTTGTGATTAACTTCCTGTCTACTTTCTATCCTCCCCTATCCTCCAGTCCCCAGTGAGCCCGGTCGTCTGGCGTTTAATGTCATCAGTCCAACTGTCACTCAGGTCAGCTGGGCGGAGCCTGCCGAGACCAATGGTGTCATCACCGCCTACGAGGTTCTCTACACGCCCATCAATGACGACACGAGTGAGTGACCGATCAAATCAAAATTATCTCCGAATTTCTCGGAGTGATGTCTGTGCTTCTAAGACATTCTAAAGGACGACACACACCACACCGAATGTTGATCTGCCGTTCTTCTGCTGATCGTTCGGCTCACTGTGCTTAGTCTGACTGACAACATTTTCATGCTATTCTAATGTAAAATTGGTTTGCACTCTGTTCGAAAATTATGGCCGGGCACTCTTTTTAGAGATACTAAGTACTCTCGGGCCGGGAAAAGCTATTGGTGGGTCCGAGCCTTAACACGTTCTCCACTCCTTCTCGCTTCCCTTTGTAGAGCCGATGGGTGCAGCTAAGAAGGTGAAGATAGACAACCCTAAGAAGAGGATGTTGCTGATTGAGAACCTGCAGTCGGCCCAGACTTACTGCTATCAGGTCCGGGCTAAGAACAGCGTGGGTTGGGGTCCCTTCAAAGAAGCGACCATCAACCTGGCCTCCCAGCCCACCAGACCCATGTCCAGTGAGTAAATAAGAGCAGAAGAGATGTTCCGTCTAGAAAGCATTTAGTATGATCTTGATTGTTACCTGCTGAAACGTTTGTGTCTAGCAAACCAGAAAGCTAATGTTTCAAGAGAAGCTTGTCTTACGCTTCGTTCACACCGACAGCGTTGTTGCGCAAAATAGTaggcagcatcatctggatatgtatgtaacagaagttcaacattcaccttctacTACCATTTACCATACTACCAGTTTGACTCATACGGGGCGGCAGgctggcctagtggttagagcattgggctagtaaccaaaaggctGCAAGAGGAGCTGATAAGGtacaaatatgtcgttctgcctctgaacaaggcagttaacccactgttcct contains:
- the LOC115156260 gene encoding integrin beta-4 isoform X1, whose product is MGRWTLHLLVGVVLAVLTASSYAEKVNHCLAARANTCSACIQSGKGCAYCPDEIFDGPRCDLLENIIDHGCTGAVTAEGSLSMEKNQKIDMLMKRSQVAPQDMSMTLLPGEEREIEMEVFEPAKGPLDLYILMDFSNSMKDDLDNLKRMGAELAELVGKLSDDYTIGFGKFVDKVVEPQTDMRPTKLAQPWPNSDPPFSFRNVITLTSDLQSFTQKLQKERISGNLDAPEGGFDAILQATVCGEKIGWRDHATHLLVFSTESAFHYESDGANVLAGIMPRNDEQCHLDNDGKYTEDTSQDYPSVPTLVRLLGKHNIIPIFAVTNYSFTYYEKLHEYFPIAELGLLQEDSANILNIMEKAFENIRSKISIRAEDRPKAIEAQVLSYSGNVAQTGTFKVKPGQIGKFKVRVKANEMVGEQHVCSLEQGDKKGKMRVKPTTFSTALNINAEVLCKTCDCEKNPFPNAVRCTGHGDLVCGKCKCNDGWLGPFCNCSASASTDPGTSCRGPGVEEPCSGRGDCLCGTCVCYNTDQYEGPLCQFDKSQCQRFGGFLCNDRGRCFMGQCACAEGWEGPACECPMSNQTCLDTKGGVCNGRGVCKCGRCECQDSGLAMTPTCEANFQAQLGMCEDKRSCVQCQAWKTGEKKDSDKCDQCQFKVVMVEELKENKEVIEACSFRDEDDDCTYHYTVDYPEDQAVKELEVQVLKKKECPPAGFLWLIPLIMFLMLLLGLLSLCCWKYCACCKSCLALLPCCGRGRTVGFKENQYMLRQSMLTSDHLDTPLVRTGPPKSTDVVRWKITDNVHRSPNHPLAQVQPNPKETIQFPLSLRLNRLFTDSLSRSDARDTELLRREVDDNLNEVYKQVPGTQRVQNTTFRLQRNAGKRSDHAIVDTVLSAPRSSYPNIVKLTEKNVQSGNFQDLKVVPGYYTVATDREAAGAVEFQEGVETVDVHVPLFVKEEDDDKKQLQVEAVDVPLGIAEIGKRFVSITIIKEHAKSVMSFLQPSYTYSRQDKVANIPITREIIEDGHAQVSYRTRDLTAKDKKDYVTVDGELSYGPGETQQTVPVRLLEMGEGDGLLKDTQVKQFVMDLSNPRQGAKLGRYPRTTVTITDKPEPSVVMFMKSTQNFSTADPTYSIPVVRTRNKEGPATVHWRTRNAKRFELSGPLKFGPGETEKNIVIDPRSHPGPVKPESFQLELFDPSTKAVVGERKTTMVTITDGGLPDNAQMEKSAGFINQTATSPGGRLNSPTNVKAKATGPRSIRLNWDPLGKSLGYKVKYWIYGDPEADAPPAMNVKTTHADLANLYPYCDYETKVCGYNALGDGNYSEMVPCKTLEDVPSEPGRLAFNVISPTVTQVSWAEPAETNGVITAYEVLYTPINDDTKPMGAAKKVKIDNPKKRMLLIENLQSAQTYCYQVRAKNSVGWGPFKEATINLASQPTRPMSIPIIPDIPIVDAEAGDEYDGYLMYSSEVMRSPTDSKRPSVSDEEPMNGRLEQNFLFPGGNNSMSRSANMSTSSYSQVSPMSTLSSSHRGGAGGSMSMESTTTYLSGQGGNSLSRTQVIGGGTRTENVVMRKRSENRGYYEYDDNIRDSIVIGDLSSGLSGYTDGQSTYGFSPTQTQSQYDYGMSQAFWATTQSEDVNDALLNLDRVLQDARLAPGVPDTPTRLVFSALGPTALKISWQEPHCDRDVLGYCVLYQLLNGGDVKRINMSSPAENSVVVQDLLPNHSYLFKVKAQSQEGWGPEREGVITIESAVDPNSPLSPMPGSPFTLSTPSAPGPLVFTALSPEALQLSWEKPRKPNGDILGYVVTCEHLHGGGDMRSFQVSGDSAETSLTVPDLSENMPYKFKVQARTTQGFGPEREGIITIESQDDGSISQLGGLGGMSQLGGLGSMSQQGGLGGMSQQGGLGGMSQQGGLGGMSQYSSQSLTKRDVYQLPTEGSTRTNVTHTMINDPYYSGDGMMMVGKTTQHTETSGMVTRHVTKEVVQRSVQVAGTSSVTKKVERSFYET
- the LOC115156260 gene encoding integrin beta-4 isoform X2, which translates into the protein MGRWTLHLLVGVVLAVLTASSYAEKVNHCLAARANTCSACIQSGKGCAYCPDEIFDGPRCDLLENIIDHGCTGAVTAEGSLSMEKNQKIDMLMKRSQVAPQDMSMTLLPGEEREIEMEVFEPAKGPLDLYILMDFSNSMKDDLDNLKRMGAELAELVGKLSDDYTIGFGKFVDKVVEPQTDMRPTKLAQPWPNSDPPFSFRNVITLTSDLQSFTQKLQKERISGNLDAPEGGFDAILQATVCGEKIGWRDHATHLLVFSTESAFHYESDGANVLAGIMPRNDEQCHLDNDGKYTEDTSQDYPSVPTLVRLLGKHNIIPIFAVTNYSFTYYEKLHEYFPIAELGLLQEDSANILNIMEKAFENIRSKISIRAEDRPKAIEAQVLSYSGNVAQTGTFKVKPGQIGKFKVRVKANEMVGEQHVCSLEQGDKKGKMRVKPTTFSTALNINAEVLCKTCDCEKNPFPNAVRCTGHGDLVCGKCKCNDGWLGPFCNCSASASTDPGTSCRGPGVEEPCSGRGDCLCGTCVCYNTDQYEGPLCQFDKSQCQRFGGFLCNDRGRCFMGQCACAEGWEGPACECPMSNQTCLDTKGGVCNGRGVCKCGRCECQDSGLAMTPTCEANFQAQLGMCEDKRSCVQCQAWKTGEKKDSDKCDQCQFKVVMVEELKENKEVIEACSFRDEDDDCTYHYTVDYPEDQAVKELEVQVLKKKECPPAGFLWLIPLIMFLMLLLGLLSLCCWKYCACCKSCLALLPCCGRGRTVGFKENQYMLRQSMLTSDHLDTPLVRTGPPKSTDVVRWKITDNVHRSPNHPLAQVQPNPKETIQFPLSLRLNRLFTDSLSRSDARDTELLRREVDDNLNEVYKQVPGTQRVQNTTFRLQRNAGKRSDHAIVDTVLSAPRSSYPNIVKLTEKNVQSGNFQDLKVVPGYYTVATDREAAGAVEFQEGVETVDVHVPLFVKEEDDDKKQLQVEAVDVPLGIAEIGKRFVSITIIKEHAKSVMSFLQPSYTYSRQDKVANIPITREIIEDGHAQVSYRTRDLTAKDKKDYVTVDGELSYGPGETQQTVPVRLLEMGEGDGLLKDTQVKQFVMDLSNPRQGAKLGRYPRTTVTITDKPEPSVVMFMKSTQNFSTADPTYSIPVVRTRNKEGPATVHWRTRNAKRFELSGPLKFGPGETEKNIVIDPRSHPGPVKPESFQLELFDPSTKAVVGERKTTMVTITDGGLPDNAQMEKSAGFINQTATSPGGRLNSPTNVKAKATGPRSIRLNWDPLGKSLGYKVKYWIYGDPEADAPPAMNVKTTHADLANLYPYCDYETKVCGYNALGDGNYSEMVPCKTLEDVPSEPGRLAFNVISPTVTQVSWAEPAETNGVITAYEVLYTPINDDTKPMGAAKKVKIDNPKKRMLLIENLQSAQTYCYQVRAKNSVGWGPFKEATINLASQPTRPMSIPIIPDIPIVDAEAGDEYDGYLMYSSEVMRSPTDSKRPSVSDEEPMNGRLEQNFLFPGGNNSMSRSANMSTSSYSQVSPMSTLSSSHRGGAGGSMSMESTTTYLSGQGGNSLSRTQVIGGGTRTENVVMRKRSENRGYYEYDDNIRDSIVIGDLSSGLSGYTDGQNARLAPGVPDTPTRLVFSALGPTALKISWQEPHCDRDVLGYCVLYQLLNGGDVKRINMSSPAENSVVVQDLLPNHSYLFKVKAQSQEGWGPEREGVITIESAVDPNSPLSPMPGSPFTLSTPSAPGPLVFTALSPEALQLSWEKPRKPNGDILGYVVTCEHLHGGGDMRSFQVSGDSAETSLTVPDLSENMPYKFKVQARTTQGFGPEREGIITIESQDDGSISQLGGLGGMSQLGGLGSMSQQGGLGGMSQQGGLGGMSQQGGLGGMSQYSSQSLTKRDVYQLPTEGSTRTNVTHTMINDPYYSGDGMMMVGKTTQHTETSGMVTRHVTKEVVQRSVQVAGTSSVTKKVERSFYET